A part of Synechococcus sp. KORDI-49 genomic DNA contains:
- the rpmF gene encoding 50S ribosomal protein L32 yields the protein MAVPKKKTSKAKRNQRHATWKAKAAVAAQRAMSIGKSVLSGRAQGFVYPVRDTDDEES from the coding sequence ATGGCCGTCCCGAAGAAGAAGACATCCAAGGCCAAGCGCAACCAGCGCCATGCCACCTGGAAAGCCAAGGCGGCGGTCGCTGCCCAGCGAGCCATGTCGATCGGCAAATCGGTGCTGAGCGGCCGGGCCCAGGGATTCGTCTACCCCGTCCGCGATACCGACGACGAGGAGAGCTGA
- a CDS encoding phosphoribulokinase gives MDPEAPRDLPQADLIALLEHLGDVDPQGWERRWRQRSATDLASDAWARGASADWLWALGLPLLTLAEQLESRGTRHLIGLSALPGCGKSSLGRWLEGAASQLGLSLQVVSIDDFYLDAAGLDLAMQGNPWGVPRALPGSHDLPLLLDRLSAWRQGKQPNLPMFDKALRQGRGDRCGWRPCPARILLLEGWFVGCEPLAAGQPISAGSEHLLPPLSAEELRYRQTVQDQLRTYAPVWSSLDALWQLQALDFTSSRLWKLDQEATMQQTSGVSLDRRELEGFTRMIMAAIPAVSFQLPSADVVFDIDVQRRLRRIRIGPDQLSSSSVSRTG, from the coding sequence TTGGATCCTGAAGCACCGAGGGATCTGCCGCAGGCGGATCTGATCGCACTGCTTGAACATCTCGGGGATGTTGACCCTCAAGGCTGGGAGAGGCGCTGGCGTCAGCGTTCCGCCACCGATCTCGCATCGGATGCCTGGGCTCGCGGTGCATCGGCCGACTGGTTGTGGGCGCTCGGGCTGCCTCTGCTGACCCTGGCTGAACAGCTTGAGAGCCGTGGAACACGCCATCTCATCGGCCTCAGCGCCCTGCCGGGCTGTGGCAAATCCAGTCTCGGACGCTGGTTGGAAGGCGCCGCATCTCAGCTCGGGCTGTCGTTGCAGGTGGTGTCCATCGACGATTTCTATCTCGATGCGGCCGGTCTCGATCTGGCGATGCAGGGCAACCCCTGGGGAGTACCCCGGGCCTTGCCTGGAAGCCATGATCTGCCTCTGCTGCTGGATCGCCTCAGTGCCTGGAGGCAGGGGAAACAGCCCAACCTTCCGATGTTCGACAAGGCACTCCGGCAGGGGCGCGGGGACCGCTGCGGCTGGCGTCCGTGCCCGGCGCGGATTCTGCTGCTGGAAGGTTGGTTCGTGGGCTGTGAACCCCTGGCCGCCGGTCAACCGATTTCGGCGGGTTCGGAGCATCTGCTTCCTCCCCTCAGTGCGGAGGAACTCCGGTACCGCCAGACCGTGCAGGACCAGCTGCGCACTTACGCCCCGGTGTGGTCGAGCCTTGATGCGCTCTGGCAGCTTCAGGCCCTGGACTTCACATCCTCCAGGCTCTGGAAGCTGGATCAGGAGGCCACGATGCAGCAGACGAGCGGTGTCTCCCTGGATCGCAGGGAGCTGGAAGGCTTCACCCGGATGATCATGGCCGCCATTCCCGCCGTGAGCTTCCAGCTTCCATCCGCTGATGTGGTTTTCGATATCGATGTTCAGCGGCGGCTCCGCCGCATCCGCATCGGACCGGATCAGCTCTCCTCGTCGTCGGTATCGCGGACGGGGTAG
- a CDS encoding DUF565 domain-containing protein — protein sequence MRSYQTTRLAGVQGRFGARLSQSFAGPWWRRSLSLIALLLGFLSGSVATVHLVNAVSMRTFAGLLVLAVCEALVFFRRRVFQEPLPLSWQLLDNGRIGLVYGIVLEAFKVGS from the coding sequence ATGCGCTCCTACCAGACCACGCGTCTCGCCGGGGTTCAGGGTCGATTCGGGGCGCGTCTCAGCCAGTCCTTCGCTGGCCCCTGGTGGCGGCGCAGCCTCTCACTGATCGCTTTGTTGCTCGGATTCCTTTCAGGATCCGTGGCCACTGTTCATCTGGTGAACGCCGTATCGATGCGAACGTTCGCCGGGCTTCTCGTTCTGGCTGTGTGTGAAGCCCTGGTGTTCTTCCGCCGCCGTGTCTTCCAGGAGCCGCTGCCACTCTCCTGGCAGCTTCTGGACAATGGCCGGATTGGACTGGTCTACGGAATCGTGCTGGAGGCGTTCAAGGTTGGATCCTGA
- a CDS encoding HAD-IA family hydrolase produces MAELRGVFWDVDGTLADTEMDGHRPAFNQAFEDLGLPLHWTPEHYADLLSVPGGMARVRFSARQQGVSLDDDLLLTLRGRKRERYLERCRSGHVRWRPGVLRLLRELDCAGVQQWIVTSSGRGSVSALLSGGGDGSWPFQGIVTADDVPEGKPSPAGYLHALQASGLSAEEGLALEDSAAGLRAARASGLACLLTPSPWDRDLPPLHGLAVAVLEHLGERERPAHQCWGPPCPQGLVTLEYLKFLLDPPA; encoded by the coding sequence ATGGCTGAGCTGCGCGGCGTGTTCTGGGATGTGGACGGAACCCTGGCGGACACCGAGATGGATGGCCATCGCCCCGCCTTCAACCAAGCGTTCGAGGACCTCGGTCTGCCCCTTCACTGGACTCCCGAGCACTACGCCGATCTGCTCTCCGTTCCAGGAGGGATGGCCCGTGTCAGGTTCTCTGCCCGGCAGCAGGGCGTGAGCCTTGATGATGACCTGCTTCTGACACTTCGTGGCCGCAAGCGGGAGCGTTACCTGGAACGCTGCCGGTCCGGCCATGTGCGCTGGCGGCCGGGCGTGCTGCGACTGCTCCGGGAGCTGGACTGCGCCGGTGTGCAGCAGTGGATCGTCACCTCCAGCGGCCGTGGCTCGGTCAGCGCGTTGCTGTCCGGTGGTGGCGACGGATCATGGCCGTTCCAGGGCATCGTCACGGCTGATGACGTGCCTGAGGGCAAACCATCGCCTGCCGGTTATCTCCACGCTCTGCAGGCCAGTGGCCTCAGTGCCGAGGAAGGACTGGCCCTGGAGGATTCGGCGGCTGGACTCCGGGCGGCCAGAGCCTCGGGCCTCGCCTGCCTGCTGACGCCCTCTCCATGGGATCGGGACCTTCCGCCGCTGCATGGGCTGGCCGTTGCCGTTCTCGAGCATCTCGGTGAGCGGGAGCGGCCGGCTCACCAATGCTGGGGGCCCCCTTGCCCGCAGGGCCTAGTGACGCTGGAGTACCTGAAGTTTCTTCTGGATCCACCGGCGTGA
- the recJ gene encoding single-stranded-DNA-specific exonuclease RecJ → MHEHLSTRSRPTLTHHSPLWSWSLPEVITPSPLAEVDLPLPLRSLLQRRGIRTVEAAEHLLDPPDLPDPEQEFPDLATAAARLARACRGGESLAICGDYDADGMTSTALLIRALRPLGADAVAAIPSRMDDGYGLNTGMVERLQAQGIRLLVTVDNGVAAVAALEKAIELDVEVIVTDHHTIPAQRPPMAALIHPATTPESSPYRGLAGVGLAYVLAEAVASRLKRPEAVATARDLFCIGTVADMAPLTGANRRWLRDGLRQLHRSRCEGLQALQRLSGLGDRPLRSDDIGFQIAPRINAVGRLGEPSLVVDLLTVEDPEAAMALARRCDDYNRQRRDLCNAIEAEAVALVEADRGTVPPFLLLAQGHWHHGVIGIVAARLVERYHRPAALLAGEGDGRLRASVRAPSGFAVDAALNSCSDLLERFGGHPAAGGFTVAAEQVHPLQERLNSLAEDWLSRQGQGIPIRPDALLSLEQVNWDLWSALQRLEPFGIGHETPLFWSRDCRVTESRTMNGGHLALKLSQGSAERRAVAWRWSDQRSVPSRCDVAFRINLNRWQGEQRLQLDVKALRPHSDSITLCRGTNRYTAARNGEGLTLSNDQGRSIEARVPAEEPLNCRDPLAQNRQVLHLLEEASLALGLRP, encoded by the coding sequence ATGCACGAGCATCTCAGCACACGATCGCGGCCGACGTTGACGCACCATTCACCTCTCTGGAGCTGGTCCCTGCCGGAGGTGATCACACCGTCCCCGCTGGCGGAGGTGGATCTGCCCCTGCCGTTGCGGAGCCTGCTGCAACGACGGGGCATCCGAACGGTGGAAGCAGCGGAACACCTGCTCGATCCGCCGGATCTGCCGGATCCGGAACAGGAGTTCCCGGATCTGGCAACAGCGGCAGCACGCCTGGCGCGGGCCTGCAGAGGCGGTGAATCCCTGGCGATCTGCGGGGATTACGACGCCGATGGGATGACGAGCACAGCCCTGCTGATTCGCGCCCTCCGCCCCCTTGGAGCGGACGCTGTGGCAGCGATCCCTTCGCGGATGGATGACGGTTACGGGCTCAACACCGGCATGGTCGAACGCCTGCAGGCCCAGGGGATCCGACTGCTGGTGACCGTTGACAACGGAGTTGCAGCGGTAGCGGCCCTGGAGAAGGCGATCGAACTCGATGTGGAGGTGATCGTCACCGATCACCACACGATTCCCGCTCAGCGACCGCCGATGGCAGCGCTGATTCATCCGGCCACAACCCCCGAAAGCTCGCCCTACCGAGGACTGGCGGGCGTCGGACTGGCCTACGTGCTGGCGGAGGCGGTGGCATCCCGACTGAAGCGTCCGGAAGCGGTGGCGACGGCCCGGGATCTGTTCTGCATCGGCACCGTCGCCGACATGGCTCCCCTCACCGGAGCGAACCGTCGCTGGCTGCGGGACGGGCTGAGACAACTGCACCGCAGTCGATGTGAAGGGCTTCAGGCGCTGCAACGCCTTTCAGGGCTTGGTGACCGGCCGCTTCGCAGCGATGACATCGGGTTTCAGATCGCTCCGAGAATCAACGCCGTGGGGCGCCTCGGGGAACCGAGCCTTGTGGTGGACCTGCTGACGGTGGAGGACCCTGAAGCGGCCATGGCTCTGGCACGCCGTTGTGACGATTACAACCGGCAGCGCCGGGATCTGTGCAACGCCATCGAGGCCGAAGCCGTGGCTCTGGTGGAAGCAGACCGGGGAACAGTGCCGCCGTTCCTGCTGCTGGCTCAGGGACACTGGCATCACGGCGTGATCGGCATCGTGGCGGCGCGCCTGGTTGAGCGCTATCACCGGCCGGCCGCCCTGCTGGCGGGAGAGGGGGATGGCCGCCTGCGGGCCTCCGTGCGGGCACCATCCGGATTTGCCGTGGATGCCGCCCTGAACAGCTGCAGTGACCTGCTGGAACGTTTCGGAGGTCATCCGGCAGCCGGTGGCTTCACCGTGGCGGCGGAGCAGGTGCATCCACTCCAGGAACGGCTCAACTCCCTGGCGGAGGATTGGCTGAGCCGGCAGGGACAGGGCATTCCCATCCGCCCTGACGCCCTGCTGAGCCTTGAACAGGTGAACTGGGATCTCTGGAGTGCGCTGCAGCGCCTGGAGCCCTTCGGCATCGGCCATGAGACGCCCCTCTTCTGGTCGCGGGACTGTCGGGTGACGGAATCACGCACCATGAACGGTGGTCATCTGGCTCTGAAGCTGAGCCAGGGATCCGCCGAACGAAGGGCTGTCGCCTGGCGCTGGTCAGACCAGCGTTCCGTTCCCAGCCGCTGTGATGTGGCCTTCCGGATCAACCTCAATCGGTGGCAGGGGGAGCAGCGGCTGCAACTCGATGTGAAAGCACTCAGACCCCACAGCGACAGCATCACGCTCTGCCGAGGAACCAACCGGTACACCGCCGCCCGCAACGGGGAAGGTCTGACCCTCAGCAACGACCAGGGACGCTCGATCGAGGCACGCGTGCCCGCGGAGGAACCGCTGAACTGCCGGGACCCTCTCGCTCAGAACCGACAGGTTCTGCACCTTCTCGAGGAGGCGAGCCTGGCCCTTGGACTGAGGCCCTGA
- the psb30 gene encoding photosystem II reaction center protein Ycf12/Psb30: MGIDIHLIANFAALALITLAGPAVIFILFYRRGAL, encoded by the coding sequence ATGGGCATCGACATCCATCTGATCGCCAATTTCGCCGCCCTTGCGCTGATCACTCTCGCCGGCCCCGCTGTGATCTTCATCCTCTTCTATCGCCGCGGCGCCCTCTGA
- a CDS encoding YkgJ family cysteine cluster protein → MNGVLGSWTCISQCGACCRLCPEERGEALEALSEDQRRDYLSMVGPDGWCINYDSGGRRCRIYETRPDFCRVQQLGSLFDVSDSDLEEFAVSCCRQQIRSVYGGRSRVLRRFDRALRRSTPGDD, encoded by the coding sequence ATGAACGGGGTGCTCGGGAGCTGGACCTGCATCAGCCAGTGCGGAGCGTGCTGCCGGCTCTGCCCGGAGGAACGGGGCGAGGCGCTTGAGGCCCTCAGTGAGGATCAACGCCGTGACTATCTGTCGATGGTGGGGCCGGATGGCTGGTGCATCAACTACGACAGCGGCGGCCGCCGTTGTCGCATCTATGAGACGCGACCGGACTTCTGCCGGGTCCAGCAGCTCGGAAGCCTGTTCGATGTGAGCGACTCCGACCTCGAGGAGTTCGCGGTGAGCTGCTGCCGTCAGCAGATCCGATCCGTCTATGGAGGACGCAGCCGCGTCCTGCGTAGGTTCGACCGAGCCCTGCGCAGGTCCACCCCCGGCGATGACTGA
- a CDS encoding TMEM165/GDT1 family protein produces MTESARPPFLTVLISSFTTVFLAELGDKTQLATLLLAAQSGSPWLVFLGAALALIASSLVGVLVGQWLSKVLPPERLELMAGVLMVSLGLWLGLQAARALLITHPMF; encoded by the coding sequence ATGACTGAGTCCGCTCGGCCCCCGTTTCTGACGGTTCTGATCAGCAGTTTCACCACGGTTTTCCTGGCGGAGCTCGGGGACAAGACGCAGCTGGCGACCCTGCTCCTCGCCGCTCAGTCAGGCTCGCCCTGGCTGGTCTTCCTCGGTGCTGCCCTGGCGCTCATCGCCTCCAGCCTCGTTGGGGTGCTGGTGGGCCAGTGGTTGTCCAAGGTGCTGCCTCCGGAACGGCTGGAACTGATGGCCGGCGTGCTGATGGTGAGCCTCGGCCTCTGGCTCGGTCTGCAGGCGGCACGGGCGCTGCTGATCACCCACCCCATGTTCTGA
- a CDS encoding TMEM165/GDT1 family protein — protein MDLALLLSTFVTVFLAELGDKTQLATVALSGTSDRPFAVFLGSSSALVLASLLGALAGGSMASMIPADLLQLAASIGFLVIGTRLLWPALRGANLLEEKEGPADS, from the coding sequence ATGGACCTCGCGCTGCTGCTGTCCACCTTCGTGACGGTCTTCCTGGCGGAGCTGGGGGACAAGACCCAGTTGGCCACCGTGGCGCTCAGTGGAACCTCCGACCGTCCGTTCGCCGTCTTCCTGGGATCGTCGTCCGCCCTTGTGCTGGCCAGCCTTCTCGGGGCTCTGGCGGGAGGGTCGATGGCGAGCATGATCCCCGCTGATCTGCTGCAGCTGGCTGCCTCCATCGGCTTCCTGGTGATCGGAACCCGTCTGCTCTGGCCAGCACTTCGCGGCGCAAACCTGCTGGAGGAGAAGGAGGGACCCGCCGA